The Methanolacinia petrolearia DSM 11571 genome has a segment encoding these proteins:
- a CDS encoding cache domain-containing protein translates to MKKYPFIIMMLVLGVLVSFSGCTGTDGDSVSSGNDTKTQNEMDAVAEDLVISINGGLEEIDSGLSNNSEVLSKTGLMGEEAGAALSENLLNFPWAIYSLVITSEGIVVTAVPGNYEEIVGTDLSWQEQVQKVNSEEVPVVSDVFTMAEGFTGISQSYPVFSDSGEYLGYTDMTYKPETFLGRQIEPVIEGTPYDVWVAQTDGTLIYDTKSEEIGNNLFSDSMYSDASLQEVLTRIAGEESGTAEYVFSDRTWSRNVTKTAIWRTAGINGAEWRVVVTYSGDNAGEEENVSSPAAAGSTDSRYDNLTTFVDNAAVYAKENGKEAALKEFNDVNGSFIDGELYVFAYEMNGTVIALPYQQELLGAARTGISDSNGVEFINGLIDAASDGGGSIYYIYPNPEDNFQKEFKLSYVVPVDDDWFVGSGIYLPEIPAEFNISEKDELVKRVKNARDYAQENGKEKAVSDFNDLNGTFADGGKYIFAYDYEGNTLALPYQPEYIGINRLDLLDTYGVKILGWESSAAKSGGGFVYVQYFDPDTGEARLKLCYVSPVDDEWFVGSGIYTERL, encoded by the coding sequence ATGAAAAAATATCCGTTTATAATTATGATGCTCGTTCTGGGGGTACTGGTTTCTTTTTCCGGGTGCACGGGCACGGACGGCGATAGCGTTTCGTCCGGAAACGATACGAAAACACAGAACGAAATGGATGCAGTCGCAGAGGATCTCGTTATATCGATCAACGGGGGATTAGAGGAGATAGATTCGGGACTTTCCAACAATTCGGAAGTTCTTTCAAAGACAGGCCTAATGGGGGAAGAGGCCGGGGCAGCCCTGTCTGAGAACCTCCTGAATTTTCCGTGGGCGATCTATTCGCTCGTGATAACTAGTGAGGGCATTGTCGTGACCGCGGTGCCAGGTAATTATGAGGAGATCGTAGGAACTGATCTAAGCTGGCAGGAGCAGGTGCAGAAGGTCAACAGCGAAGAGGTTCCGGTTGTCAGCGATGTCTTCACTATGGCCGAAGGCTTCACGGGAATTTCACAGAGCTACCCGGTATTTTCGGATTCCGGCGAATATCTCGGATACACTGATATGACCTACAAGCCGGAAACATTCCTCGGCAGGCAGATTGAGCCGGTCATCGAAGGGACGCCTTATGATGTGTGGGTTGCACAGACAGACGGGACTTTGATCTATGATACGAAGAGCGAAGAGATCGGCAACAATCTCTTCTCTGATTCCATGTACAGCGACGCCTCCCTTCAGGAGGTGCTGACACGCATCGCAGGGGAGGAATCCGGTACGGCTGAATATGTTTTCTCGGACAGGACATGGAGCCGCAATGTAACAAAGACTGCCATCTGGAGAACAGCAGGTATAAACGGAGCCGAATGGAGGGTAGTCGTTACTTATTCGGGTGATAATGCAGGAGAAGAAGAAAACGTTTCTTCCCCGGCAGCGGCGGGTTCAACCGACTCCCGCTATGATAATCTTACGACCTTCGTAGACAATGCCGCAGTTTACGCAAAAGAAAACGGGAAAGAGGCCGCATTGAAGGAGTTCAATGATGTAAACGGTTCTTTCATAGACGGCGAACTATACGTCTTTGCGTATGAGATGAACGGAACAGTAATTGCACTGCCGTACCAGCAGGAACTGCTCGGCGCGGCCCGCACCGGGATTTCCGATTCGAACGGCGTTGAATTCATCAATGGTCTGATCGACGCCGCTTCGGACGGCGGCGGTTCGATCTATTACATCTACCCGAACCCTGAAGACAACTTCCAGAAGGAGTTCAAGCTCTCGTATGTGGTGCCCGTAGATGACGACTGGTTTGTGGGATCGGGAATCTATCTCCCTGAAATCCCGGCAGAGTTCAATATTTCGGAGAAGGACGAACTTGTAAAAAGGGTGAAGAACGCACGTGACTATGCACAGGAGAACGGGAAGGAAAAGGCCGTTTCCGACTTCAACGACCTTAACGGAACCTTCGCAGACGGCGGGAAATACATATTTGCATATGATTACGAGGGAAACACCCTTGCACTTCCGTATCAGCCCGAATATATCGGGATAAACAGGCTCGATCTGCTGGATACATACGGAGTTAAGATTCTCGGATGGGAGTCGTCCGCTGCAAAAAGCGGCGGCGGGTTCGTATATGTACAGTATTTCGATCCGGACACCGGTGAGGCCCGGCTGAAGCTCTGCTATGTTTCACCGGTTGATGATGAGTGGTTTGTCGGCTCTGGCATTTATACCGAAAGACTCTGA
- a CDS encoding roadblock/LC7 domain-containing protein encodes MNASLPAGEHVGCMEVSLDKLFELSPDFTGCIVIEYNNSRGFVLADAGTPVAAGYAAGDLKLSGMEAYENLLKKESLDCVLKKYTDDEIDEAKIIVRESFSFDISELKGREASPGDSSDEILSEKTLQNVLKQPGVKAVSLFFEGFALHSAGDADFEQVAALSEDLVRSANQITADLGMDSATQLILETPQGKLIISPVGDLFICILAETDCQLGLIRLVIQSIKHDLGEV; translated from the coding sequence ATGAATGCATCTCTGCCGGCCGGGGAACATGTGGGCTGCATGGAGGTTTCACTGGACAAACTCTTTGAGCTCAGCCCGGATTTTACAGGCTGCATTGTAATCGAATATAATAATTCCAGGGGGTTCGTTCTCGCCGATGCAGGTACTCCTGTTGCTGCCGGATATGCCGCAGGGGATCTTAAACTTTCAGGCATGGAGGCATACGAAAACCTCCTGAAAAAAGAATCCCTGGACTGCGTACTGAAAAAATATACTGATGATGAAATCGACGAGGCAAAGATTATTGTCAGGGAGTCATTCAGCTTCGATATATCTGAGTTAAAGGGAAGAGAGGCTTCTCCCGGAGATTCTTCCGACGAGATTCTCTCGGAAAAGACTCTTCAAAACGTTCTTAAACAACCGGGAGTGAAGGCGGTCTCCCTTTTCTTTGAAGGATTCGCCCTTCATTCGGCAGGAGATGCGGATTTCGAGCAGGTCGCTGCATTGTCCGAGGATCTTGTCAGGTCCGCGAACCAGATCACCGCAGATCTCGGTATGGACTCCGCAACCCAGCTCATTCTCGAGACCCCTCAGGGGAAGCTGATCATATCACCGGTAGGCGATCTCTTCATCTGCATCCTTGCAGAGACCGACTGCCAGCTCGGCCTGATAAGGCTTGTAATCCAGTCGATTAAGCACGATCTCGGGGAAGTCTGA
- a CDS encoding roadblock/LC7 domain-containing protein: MLKQILSEFLKLDGVSAAVVAGRDGFVIESAVSGDVDIDALGAMASTGLGTSEAMGRELGKNEMNQIIIELDEGPILISPLSEDELIAIVAQKDVNVGRIRYELKKNRERIIAAL, encoded by the coding sequence ATGCTTAAACAGATACTCAGCGAATTTCTGAAACTTGACGGTGTGTCAGCCGCCGTTGTTGCGGGAAGGGACGGCTTTGTGATTGAGAGTGCCGTCTCGGGAGACGTCGATATAGATGCTCTCGGGGCGATGGCCTCCACCGGTCTTGGTACATCGGAGGCGATGGGCAGGGAGCTTGGAAAAAATGAGATGAACCAGATAATTATCGAGCTCGATGAAGGGCCGATCCTGATCTCCCCTCTTTCCGAGGACGAACTGATCGCAATTGTCGCCCAGAAGGATGTGAACGTGGGCAGGATCAGGTACGAGCTCAAGAAAAATCGCGAAAGGATCATTGCAGCCTTATGA
- a CDS encoding Ni/Fe hydrogenase subunit alpha: protein MKEITINPVTRIEGHARVKINLDDSGNVDNAHFEVVELRGFEKFMIGAAVEEAPRITPRICGICPTAHHIAAAKACDEIFGAAPPATGKKLRELLMVGQFIHSHSLHFFMLAAPDFLIGHDAPAAERSVLGLVKKAPDIAKKAIEVRKFGQRMTEAIGGKPIHPSTCIPGGVSHPLAESKRLELLEMSKKSLETAREGWSIARTILDQTDLSFGAVDTAFMGMSDNGRFSAYKGEVNVVGKDGSPVSAFSGADYLNLIEEYSEDWSYLKFSRLKGGDYYRVGPLARLNIVKEMGTPEADAALTEYRSTFGEFTQTTLAYNMARYIEFLSCCEKAVEYLSDPSICGGDVRTPVSGVSKLRGVGIVEAPRGTLIHDYSVDEEGFITDCNLIVATCQNNFGMDRGVEDVARKVVSGGSLSESAANRIEMVIRAYDPCISCATHAIGQMPVDIELVRRKPER from the coding sequence ATGAAGGAGATCACGATAAACCCCGTTACGAGGATCGAGGGCCATGCGAGGGTTAAGATAAATCTCGACGATTCCGGGAATGTCGATAACGCCCATTTTGAGGTAGTCGAACTCAGGGGATTTGAAAAGTTCATGATCGGTGCCGCAGTCGAGGAGGCGCCGAGGATAACACCGCGAATATGCGGTATCTGCCCGACGGCTCACCACATTGCAGCAGCCAAAGCCTGCGATGAGATCTTCGGGGCTGCTCCTCCGGCAACGGGAAAAAAACTGCGTGAACTTCTCATGGTCGGACAGTTCATTCATTCGCACTCGCTTCACTTCTTTATGCTTGCGGCCCCGGACTTCCTGATCGGCCATGATGCACCTGCAGCCGAGAGAAGCGTCCTGGGTCTTGTCAAAAAAGCCCCAGATATCGCGAAAAAAGCGATCGAAGTCCGGAAGTTCGGACAGAGGATGACGGAGGCGATCGGCGGCAAGCCGATTCATCCCTCGACATGCATACCCGGCGGAGTATCGCATCCCCTTGCGGAGTCGAAGAGGCTGGAACTTCTTGAGATGAGCAAAAAGTCTCTTGAAACGGCGAGGGAGGGATGGAGTATTGCCAGGACGATCCTCGACCAGACCGATCTTTCGTTCGGTGCCGTTGATACCGCCTTTATGGGTATGTCAGATAACGGCAGGTTTTCGGCATATAAAGGCGAAGTGAACGTCGTAGGAAAGGACGGGAGCCCTGTCTCAGCTTTTTCAGGTGCCGATTATCTCAACCTGATCGAGGAATACTCAGAGGACTGGTCATATCTCAAATTTTCAAGGCTTAAGGGTGGTGATTACTATCGCGTCGGGCCGCTTGCTAGGCTGAATATTGTAAAAGAGATGGGCACGCCCGAGGCGGATGCGGCGCTCACTGAGTACAGGAGCACCTTCGGCGAGTTTACGCAGACGACGCTTGCCTACAATATGGCAAGGTACATAGAATTTCTGTCATGCTGCGAGAAGGCGGTTGAATATCTCTCGGATCCATCCATATGCGGTGGAGATGTAAGAACACCCGTCTCCGGCGTTTCCAAGTTGCGGGGTGTGGGAATTGTCGAGGCGCCCCGCGGGACGTTAATCCACGATTATTCGGTTGACGAGGAGGGTTTCATCACCGACTGCAACCTGATTGTCGCGACCTGCCAGAACAACTTCGGCATGGACAGGGGTGTTGAGGATGTCGCGAGAAAGGTGGTGTCCGGCGGTTCTCTCTCCGAGAGTGCCGCGAACCGCATCGAGATGGTTATAAGGGCGTATGATCCCTGCATCTCCTGCGCCACGCATGCAATAGGACAGATGCCCGTGGATATTGAGCTTGTAAGGAGAAAACCCGAAAGATAA
- a CDS encoding NADH-quinone oxidoreductase subunit B family protein, which translates to MKIAIEELAGCSGCTIAVLDLHEMLLDVVEKAEIVYSPVIMDVKEPPEGIDIAFVTGAVRNEENRERLKMIRKRSKVLVALGTCACYGGVSGLSMLSSNAEIFNKVYRNGATVGEDGKIPSGVPPFTYRAFAVGDLAMMDYYITGCPPKENFLREIIPALIAGDSLDLSRKSVCSECDRKMGSVEGWKLKRRYEGVPDREHCLLGQGYLCLGPVTFGRCGASCPKNNVPCHGCNGPSLDILREPCRDLYNMMVRRISDLTDHKEKEIEEELYDVAHTMYPFTIGSLIMEDKENSKIRDLVKERSL; encoded by the coding sequence ATGAAGATAGCAATAGAGGAACTTGCCGGGTGCTCCGGCTGCACGATTGCCGTTTTAGACCTGCACGAGATGCTTCTCGATGTCGTCGAAAAGGCCGAGATCGTCTATTCGCCCGTAATCATGGATGTTAAGGAGCCTCCCGAGGGAATAGATATTGCGTTTGTAACGGGTGCGGTAAGGAACGAGGAGAACCGTGAGCGCCTGAAGATGATCAGGAAGAGATCGAAGGTCCTTGTGGCTCTTGGGACCTGTGCATGCTACGGCGGTGTGTCCGGTCTGTCCATGCTGAGCAGCAACGCTGAGATCTTCAACAAGGTTTACCGTAATGGTGCGACGGTCGGTGAAGACGGGAAGATCCCCTCGGGTGTTCCCCCGTTTACATACAGGGCATTTGCGGTGGGGGATCTTGCAATGATGGACTATTACATAACCGGCTGCCCGCCGAAAGAGAACTTTTTGAGGGAGATTATTCCTGCCCTGATTGCAGGTGACAGCCTTGATCTTTCAAGAAAGTCGGTGTGCTCGGAATGCGACAGGAAGATGGGATCTGTTGAAGGCTGGAAGCTTAAGCGCCGTTATGAAGGCGTGCCCGACAGAGAGCACTGCCTTCTCGGCCAGGGCTACCTCTGCCTCGGGCCGGTGACATTCGGGAGATGCGGCGCCTCATGCCCGAAGAACAACGTGCCATGCCACGGGTGCAACGGGCCTTCGCTGGATATACTGAGGGAGCCGTGCCGCGATCTATACAATATGATGGTCAGGAGGATCTCCGATCTCACCGATCACAAGGAGAAGGAGATCGAGGAGGAGCTGTACGATGTTGCCCATACGATGTACCCGTTCACCATCGGGAGCCTGATCATGGAGGACAAGGAGAATTCCAAGATCCGCGACCTTGTAAAGGAGAGAAGCCTATGA
- a CDS encoding 4Fe-4S dicluster domain-containing protein: protein MIEIKVDEASCVGCGLCVKDCPMKVFELKEERSVPVRPQDCMGCLSCHEICPAQALEHSGIYPAKRHYIDIRVCEMLNRVI from the coding sequence ATGATCGAAATTAAGGTTGACGAGGCATCCTGTGTCGGGTGCGGTCTTTGCGTCAAGGACTGTCCCATGAAGGTCTTCGAACTTAAGGAGGAGCGTAGCGTTCCGGTGAGGCCGCAGGATTGCATGGGCTGTCTTTCATGCCATGAGATATGTCCGGCACAGGCGCTTGAGCACAGTGGGATATATCCTGCAAAGAGGCATTATATCGATATCCGCGTATGCGAGATGCTGAACCGGGTGATCTGA
- the minD gene encoding cell division ATPase MinD produces the protein MTIVFTIASGKGGTGKTTVTSNLGSMLAYYKKRTYILDADVGMANLGLVLGLEKMPVSLHEVLAGKADVHDAIYEGPFGVNVIPSGLSLEGFKDANPDRLRDVMNEIVDECDVLIIDAPAGINHDGIVPLAVADEVILVVIPDISSILDALKTKMLTEMIGGKIRGAILNRVNSEDDDMTKEQIEKMLGVKVIAMIPEDANVRRASASRAPVVLKYPSSGASKAFRKLARDIAGIKETETDKAVESKKKEKFVERLARALFPGVR, from the coding sequence ATGACAATAGTTTTTACTATTGCATCGGGCAAGGGAGGAACCGGGAAGACCACTGTTACGTCAAATCTCGGTTCGATGCTTGCGTATTATAAAAAAAGGACATACATCCTCGATGCCGATGTGGGTATGGCCAACCTGGGCCTCGTCCTGGGTCTTGAGAAAATGCCGGTATCGCTTCATGAGGTTCTGGCAGGAAAGGCGGATGTCCACGATGCAATTTATGAGGGGCCTTTCGGAGTAAACGTCATTCCAAGCGGTCTGTCGCTAGAGGGATTTAAGGATGCGAATCCCGACAGGCTGAGGGATGTTATGAACGAGATCGTCGATGAGTGCGATGTACTGATTATCGATGCTCCCGCTGGGATAAACCACGACGGGATCGTGCCCCTCGCTGTAGCCGACGAGGTTATCCTTGTGGTAATTCCCGATATATCCTCGATCTTGGATGCTCTTAAGACCAAGATGCTTACCGAGATGATCGGGGGAAAGATCAGGGGTGCGATCCTGAACCGTGTAAATTCCGAGGATGACGATATGACAAAGGAGCAGATCGAAAAGATGCTCGGAGTGAAGGTCATCGCGATGATCCCCGAGGATGCCAATGTCAGGCGTGCCTCGGCCTCCAGGGCTCCCGTTGTTCTTAAATATCCTTCCTCTGGTGCTTCAAAGGCGTTCCGGAAGCTGGCGAGAGATATTGCAGGTATTAAAGAAACTGAAACCGATAAAGCGGTGGAATCCAAGAAGAAAGAAAAATTCGTGGAACGCCTTGCACGCGCCCTGTTCCCGGGGGTCAGATGA
- a CDS encoding hydrogenase maturation protease — translation MTEKRCLNTGKKCIRVIGCGNLLMGNDSAGLRVLDILEKSCSGLELIEGGTGGIGLLPLIEGADLVIIADAMTGICKNPGDIRIFAETPPYKPSRMSFQDIGVAEVIDIARELNPGTEIIAVGIEAGTIAEYSDKIDPGVMEGVRNASILIMDVVDEKDN, via the coding sequence TTGACTGAAAAGAGGTGTCTGAATACAGGGAAGAAGTGTATCCGCGTAATCGGCTGCGGGAACCTGCTGATGGGTAACGATTCAGCAGGCCTTCGTGTACTGGATATCCTTGAAAAGTCCTGCTCCGGGCTGGAATTAATTGAAGGGGGAACCGGCGGCATCGGTCTTCTTCCCCTTATCGAAGGGGCAGATCTCGTGATTATTGCCGATGCAATGACCGGAATCTGCAAAAATCCCGGAGATATTCGTATATTTGCCGAAACCCCTCCCTACAAACCTTCCCGGATGTCTTTTCAGGATATCGGTGTGGCCGAGGTTATCGATATTGCCCGCGAACTGAATCCCGGAACCGAAATTATTGCGGTAGGTATTGAAGCGGGAACGATTGCAGAATATTCAGATAAGATCGATCCCGGGGTCATGGAAGGCGTCAGAAATGCATCGATACTGATTATGGATGTTGTAGATGAGAAAGACAATTGA
- the feoB gene encoding ferrous iron transport protein B, with amino-acid sequence MKFALIGNPNVGKSLIFNQLTGIGVEISNFPGTTIDMLSGNVCYQRERLELIDFPGIYSLEGKTEEEEQVRSYLRTNNIDALIVVLDATKLERNLYLLIQASEYKIPLIVVVNIADEAEKQGKIIDYEKLSSILGCRVIPTVALEGKNIDLIIPAAMQDAAVIDLHVPYGKHIEAGVRSLVKLTGCSRMDAFLALQGIGEDKELMEAAGTIASEIEEDHQMSPHQIIATNRHNEAARIASEVTEKRGDGSKRPSFDIDSLLTRVIPGVPILIAILFVTLLAVFIIGSFLEELIVEFFDTWIIAPMYTLGLSPFWEKMVFSLLIAIEAGLGIAFPFVFTFYILVSILEDSGYMTRGAFLADRAMHRIGMHGQALIPLILGFGCNVPAIMSIRQLSKRERVIASFLITMVPCSARTVIIAGIVAVFVGITAAFSIYLLVFLLIILTGFVLTRFTPGEQYGMILEMAPLRKPRADQTVRRAWLHMKEFLFIAMPLLLVSSVFLGMLDFFGILAEFQKIFAPFMEQVLGLPDYASTSLIFGIFRKEMAFETLAVLAGTADLGAVMAASQLYIFAVVSVLFVPCVSTIAVLYREMGLKIAAMVSFYTLCLGMVCGAILNFVFNIL; translated from the coding sequence ATGAAGTTCGCGCTGATTGGAAACCCAAACGTGGGCAAATCTCTTATATTCAACCAGTTGACCGGAATAGGCGTCGAAATATCAAACTTTCCCGGAACAACCATCGATATGCTCTCCGGGAATGTCTGTTACCAGAGGGAGAGGCTCGAACTCATCGACTTTCCCGGAATATATTCGCTAGAAGGAAAAACCGAGGAAGAGGAGCAGGTCAGATCCTACCTTCGGACGAACAATATCGACGCACTCATAGTCGTTCTTGATGCAACCAAACTTGAGAGAAACTTGTATCTTCTCATTCAGGCTTCAGAATACAAAATTCCGCTGATAGTGGTCGTAAATATAGCAGATGAAGCGGAAAAACAGGGCAAAATAATAGATTATGAGAAACTTTCATCAATTCTCGGCTGCAGGGTAATTCCTACAGTTGCACTTGAGGGAAAAAATATAGACCTCATAATTCCTGCAGCGATGCAGGATGCCGCCGTTATAGATCTTCACGTGCCCTACGGAAAGCATATAGAAGCCGGGGTCCGCAGTCTCGTAAAGCTTACCGGCTGCAGCAGAATGGATGCATTTCTGGCTCTTCAGGGAATCGGCGAGGATAAGGAGCTCATGGAGGCCGCCGGGACCATAGCCTCCGAGATTGAGGAGGATCACCAGATGTCCCCTCACCAGATAATTGCGACGAACCGCCACAACGAGGCTGCACGGATTGCATCCGAGGTTACCGAAAAGAGGGGGGACGGCTCAAAGAGGCCGTCTTTCGATATAGACAGCCTTCTTACAAGGGTTATTCCCGGTGTACCAATACTTATCGCAATTCTTTTCGTCACGCTTCTTGCAGTGTTTATTATCGGTTCATTTCTCGAAGAGCTGATAGTCGAATTCTTTGATACGTGGATTATCGCTCCGATGTATACGCTGGGGCTGTCTCCGTTCTGGGAGAAGATGGTGTTTTCCCTCCTTATTGCTATAGAGGCAGGTCTCGGCATTGCATTTCCGTTTGTCTTTACCTTCTATATCCTTGTATCAATACTCGAGGATTCGGGTTATATGACACGCGGCGCCTTCCTTGCCGACAGGGCGATGCACAGGATCGGGATGCACGGTCAGGCCCTTATTCCGCTGATCCTCGGCTTCGGGTGCAATGTCCCTGCGATAATGAGTATCCGCCAGCTTTCAAAAAGGGAGAGGGTGATCGCCTCCTTCCTGATAACTATGGTCCCGTGCTCTGCAAGGACCGTGATAATTGCCGGTATTGTTGCGGTTTTCGTGGGAATAACCGCTGCATTTTCGATATACCTACTTGTCTTCCTTCTGATAATACTGACGGGCTTCGTCCTGACACGGTTCACTCCGGGGGAGCAGTACGGGATGATACTTGAGATGGCTCCTCTGAGAAAACCTCGTGCAGACCAGACGGTCAGGAGGGCGTGGCTTCACATGAAGGAGTTTTTATTCATTGCAATGCCGCTCCTGCTTGTAAGCAGCGTATTCCTCGGGATGCTCGACTTCTTCGGCATCCTGGCGGAATTCCAGAAAATCTTCGCACCTTTCATGGAGCAGGTGCTCGGTCTTCCAGATTATGCATCTACCTCGCTCATATTCGGGATTTTTAGGAAGGAGATGGCCTTCGAGACCCTTGCGGTTCTTGCCGGCACTGCCGATCTCGGGGCGGTTATGGCTGCATCCCAGCTCTATATATTTGCTGTTGTAAGCGTTCTCTTTGTCCCGTGCGTATCCACGATTGCAGTCCTGTACAGGGAGATGGGGCTGAAGATTGCAGCAATGGTTTCATTCTACACCCTTTGTCTCGGAATGGTCTGCGGTGCAATTTTGAATTTTGTATTCAATATACTGTAA
- a CDS encoding metal-dependent transcriptional regulator, with protein sequence MEESEREDYLEAIIMHSAEGHGAGALHLLSGVLDRSEDQIAADLADLEESGDLKIGSDGSVTLTEKGRATGESVLKKHRVLECFFTEMLGMDAETASKEACEMEHSASEYTIDKIGNLLSGSGIRCRGRRHGMGFIERHSQGKLCNLNVLDDFDEGDYLKVLGMRHGPGGGRRLIDLGMIPGEEIKIIRRLPGRSVLVLVKDSEVAISQEIAGRVIVKKIPGEECQ encoded by the coding sequence ATGGAAGAGTCTGAGCGTGAGGATTACCTTGAAGCGATAATTATGCATTCTGCAGAGGGGCATGGAGCCGGGGCTCTCCACTTATTATCAGGAGTACTGGACAGATCCGAGGATCAAATCGCGGCCGACCTCGCTGATCTTGAAGAGAGCGGTGATCTGAAGATCGGCAGCGACGGTTCGGTCACCCTTACCGAAAAGGGCAGGGCGACAGGCGAATCCGTCCTGAAAAAACACAGGGTTCTTGAATGCTTTTTTACTGAAATGCTGGGAATGGATGCGGAAACCGCTTCGAAGGAGGCATGCGAGATGGAGCATTCAGCCTCCGAATATACCATAGATAAGATCGGAAACCTTCTCTCCGGCAGCGGCATAAGATGCAGGGGAAGAAGACATGGTATGGGATTTATAGAACGGCACTCTCAGGGGAAATTGTGCAATTTAAATGTCCTTGATGATTTTGACGAGGGGGATTATCTGAAGGTTTTAGGTATGAGGCATGGACCCGGGGGAGGGCGGCGTCTCATCGATCTCGGGATGATCCCAGGTGAGGAGATAAAGATCATCAGGAGACTTCCGGGCAGATCCGTCCTCGTGCTGGTAAAGGACAGCGAGGTTGCAATAAGCCAGGAGATTGCAGGACGAGTAATTGTTAAAAAAATTCCCGGCGAAGAGTGTCAATGA
- a CDS encoding PEGA domain-containing protein, with the protein MNGRVKVCIKAMFALIIAFSFCQSVSAVGGDVGWYDIHCNVDGASVYFDGEYKGQIHSGVLSVGVYTTATPYETVSVRMDGYYTASTSLPATPSAGETTNVYVTLNPKPTDTESEYGSIYVSTSPSGARIHLNDQYQGLSPITLSGLRAGSYSIDAEMDGYETSETTVYVTAGSTKNVYLTLVSPGSVSVESSPGDAYVYVNGNLVGKTPYVVTGLSSGDHEFMVTMNGYYNWKKTVNVVEGEQISLYAVLQSIDQTQEILVTSNPSGAKIYLDGVYQGETMENQAFPITGVSVGIHSLVLQLDGYPDYSTSVSIVSGGNPVEIDAEMSKTPSRSTGSIYITSTPSGATIYLDDIYMSAQTPYTLTGVTAGEHTVTLRLSGYNDGMSKITVTAGETAQLTIGLSSSSGGTTEPTPTTSTPGFTLLTAVTALGAVLVVFVSKKR; encoded by the coding sequence ATGAATGGTCGTGTGAAAGTCTGTATAAAGGCGATGTTTGCCCTAATCATCGCTTTTTCCTTTTGCCAGTCCGTATCTGCCGTGGGGGGAGATGTCGGATGGTACGATATCCACTGCAATGTGGACGGTGCAAGCGTCTATTTTGACGGGGAATATAAAGGCCAGATTCATTCCGGGGTTCTGTCGGTAGGTGTCTATACCACGGCAACACCTTATGAAACTGTCTCGGTCCGGATGGACGGATATTATACCGCCTCCACTTCGCTTCCTGCAACACCTTCTGCGGGTGAAACGACGAACGTATATGTGACACTTAATCCGAAGCCGACAGATACTGAGTCCGAATATGGATCAATATATGTATCAACGAGTCCTTCCGGTGCAAGAATCCACTTAAACGATCAGTACCAGGGATTATCACCTATAACCCTGAGCGGTCTTAGGGCCGGATCGTACTCGATCGATGCGGAGATGGACGGTTACGAGACATCCGAGACAACGGTTTATGTAACTGCAGGATCTACAAAGAACGTTTACCTGACGCTTGTTTCACCCGGTTCCGTCTCCGTCGAGTCGAGTCCGGGCGATGCATATGTTTATGTCAACGGCAATCTTGTCGGGAAGACTCCTTATGTGGTTACCGGCCTTTCGAGCGGAGACCATGAGTTCATGGTTACTATGAACGGATATTACAACTGGAAGAAAACCGTTAATGTAGTTGAAGGGGAGCAGATCTCGCTATATGCGGTTTTGCAGTCGATAGACCAGACCCAGGAGATTCTTGTGACCTCAAACCCGTCAGGAGCAAAGATCTATCTCGACGGCGTGTACCAGGGAGAGACTATGGAGAATCAGGCATTTCCGATTACGGGTGTTTCGGTCGGGATACATTCGTTGGTGCTTCAGCTCGACGGGTATCCTGATTACAGCACAAGCGTCTCGATTGTCTCTGGCGGGAACCCTGTTGAGATCGATGCAGAAATGAGCAAAACTCCATCGAGATCGACAGGATCGATATATATTACTTCGACTCCGTCGGGCGCCACGATCTATCTTGATGATATCTATATGAGTGCGCAGACACCGTATACACTGACAGGAGTCACTGCGGGGGAGCATACCGTTACCCTCAGGCTTAGCGGCTATAATGACGGGATGTCAAAAATCACAGTGACTGCAGGGGAGACGGCCCAGCTTACCATCGGTCTGTCATCTTCCTCGGGGGGAACGACTGAACCGACGCCGACAACTTCGACTCCCGGTTTTACACTTCTGACGGCAGTGACTGCACTTGGAGCAGTTCTTGTCGTCTTTGTCTCCAAAAAGAGATAA